In a single window of the Raphanus sativus cultivar WK10039 chromosome 9, ASM80110v3, whole genome shotgun sequence genome:
- the LOC130499729 gene encoding uncharacterized protein LOC130499729 gives MKLSSKLPRALYRKLQHSPNTWGAYTTSRVGSARFPERYKASFPDSVMVAGLEVSEGDSVFEVSSGASTSEKTQSQKMPIQPSFRSRGRSTKAASSSRGSDKNQRGSFLDSVKEALDEGGSAPAKGVGSSEPKVQEVGLPSEVPMTETDPQMARDPSELEPPRSKRSRT, from the exons ATGAAGTTGTCCAGTAAACTCCCCAGAGCTCTTTACAGGAAGCTGCAGCACAGCCCTAACACTTGGGGAGCTTATACCACTTCGAGAGTTGGGTCAGCTAGGTTTCCTGAACGATACAaggcgtccttccctgattcagtgaTGGTTGccggtttagaag TCTCTGAAGGTGATTCGGTATTCGAAGTTTCgtccggagcaagtacttctgagaagactcagtcacaaaagatgcctattcagccctccttccgttccaggggtagatcgaccaaggctgctagctcctctagaggaagcgacaagaaccaaagaggatccttccttgactctgtgaaggaaGCCCTTGACgagggaggctctgctcctgctaaaggtgttggTTCTTCAGAGCCCAAAGTTCAGGAAGTTGGTCTTCCCTCCGAGGTTCCAATGACGGAAACTGATCCTCAGATGGCGAGGGATCCCTCAGAGCttgagcctccgaggagcaagaggtctCGGACATAA